The window ACCGGCGGCACGATTGCCGGGGCGGGCAGCAATGCCACCGGCGCAGCCTACCGTCCGGGCGGACTGGCGCTGGAGGTGCTGGTGGGGCACCTTGCTGCGCTTGGCCTCGATGCAGACCTTGTCTCGCAGGAGATCGCGCGGATCGGATCGCAGGACATCGGCTTTGCCGAATGGCAGGCGCTCCATGCGGCCTGCACCGCCGCGCTGGCTGATCCTGCGATTGGCGGGATCATCATCACCCATGGCACGGATACGGCGGAGGAGACCGGCTTCCTGCTCGACCTCACCTTGCCCACGACCAAGCCCATCGTGCTGGTGGGCGCGATGCGCGCGGCGGATGCGGTGGGCGCAGACGGGATGCGCAACTTCGCCAATGCGGTCAAAGTGGCCAGCGATCCGGCAGCAAGCGGCCGCGGGGTGATGCTGGTGATGGGCGACGCGGTGCTCGCGGTGAGGGATGCCCGCAAGGCCGCGACCTCGGCGATCGATGCCTTCCGCAGCTTCCCGCGCGGGCCCTTGGCGCGGGTCACCCCCGCCAGCCTCGACTGGTTCGGCCCGCCGCACCGCGCATGCGAGGGCGCGCGCTATGCCTTCCCTCAGGAGTTGCCGCGCGTCGCGATCCTCACCGCTGGCGCGGGGATGGACGAACAGCCGGTCAAGGCGCTGCTCGGCATCGGGTGCAAGGGCGTAGTGCTCGCAGGCATGGGGCAGGGCAACGCCCCCGCAAGCGTCATCGCCGCGCTGGCCGACGCGGCTGCAAGCGGCGTGCCGGTGGTGCGCTCCACCCGCGTCGATGAAGGGCTGGTCGACCGCAATGTCGAGGTGGAGGACGACGCGCTCGGCCTGGTCGCCGCCCGCGCGCTCGGCCCGGCCAAGGCGCGGGTGCTGCTGATGGTCCTGATTGCGAACGGGGTGACGGATGCGGGCGCCGTGCAGACGGCGTTTGACGGAGGGTGAGGGGTGCGCAGCAGACTTGCGGCTTCGCAAGGAGCAGGTTAACGTTCTGGCTGCATTACTTTATTTGGTTGACATGGAGTGCTTCGTGCAGCGTTTCGGCCGTATCTCCACCCTTTGCGCAGCTTTGGCCTTGCTCACTGCGCAGGCCCCTGCTCCTGCAGACAGCAACGACGGTGGCGGAGCGGATTTCTGCATGCGTTTCGGCAGGAATATCGGCCTCGATGAAACCAAGTTCGCTGATGGCAAGGCCGGCTGGTCGGCCAATGCATTGAACTTCGGGCAACGGTTTTTCGTGGGAGGCACGGCGGCAACCACGCTTGCGGCAGAGCCTGCTGATCCGGCCACCATCGAGGACTACAAGCAGGCAGACAGCATGTGCGCCGTCGAAGGCAAAGGCGCTGTTTGCCGCCTTGCCGGGCCGGTCAATTTCAGGTTCGGGTGGAAGGGCAACACCTCGGTCACGCCCGTCAATCCCGGCGAGAAGGCCACAGTGCGGGTCGAGGGAACGAAGGCGTTCTGCACGCCCGGCGCCGCGGGATAGCGCGGCCCAGTCCAAGGCAGGTCCTGCCCCCTCTCCGAAGAGAGGGGGAGGTAAAACCCCTCACCCCCAGGGCGTGACGAGATATTTTTCGCCGGTCTTCATCTGGCGGTAGTCGGTGATTGCGGGCTTCTCCAGCATCCCTTCCAGCGTCACCTTCGCCTTGTAATGGCTGGCGAAAGTGGTGGTGAGGTTCGCCTGCACGCGGGCGCGCATCCGGCCTGCGGTCTCGAACCCGGCGCGCTGGAGGAAGGGGGTCAGCAGCCAGCCCGCAACGCACCATTGCAGGCCATAGGAAGCGGTCAGAATGGTCGGGTTCTGAAGATCGAGCCGGCCGTAGATATACATTTTCTTCTGCTGGTTCGAGCCATAGCGCGAGAACTCGCTCATCTGGGTGACCGCGACCTGCTCCATCGCCTTCAGAACGCCGTCCGAGGCCTGCCCGCCGCCGATCGGATCGAAGCCCAAGAACGCGCCGGTCTCAGCAATCGCGGCACGCAGGTCGGCCATGTAGCTGGGGGCGGAGCTATCGACCACATGGGTCGCGCCCTGCGCCTTGAGCATCGCGACGTGCTCGGGCTTGCGGACGATGTTGACCAGCTTCATCCCGTCCTCGATGCAGATGCGGTTGAGCATCTGGCCGAGGTTGGAGGCGGCGGCCAAGTGGATGATCGCCGAATGGCCTTCCATCTTCGCGGTCTCGACAAAGCCCAGCGCAGTCATCGGGTTCACGAAGCTGGAGGCGCCAACTTCCGATGAATGCTCGCCGAGCGGCAGGCACATGAAGGCGTCAGCGATGGCATATTGGCTGAAGGCATGGCCCGGCACGCAGGCGACGCGCTGACCGATGAGAGCCTGCGCCATGTCGCTCTCGCCCGCAGCGATCACCGTGCCAGCGCCTTCATTGCCCGCCGGAAGCCGCTGGCCGTGGCGAGCCTTGTTGCCGGTGAGGAACGGCTCGGGCATGGTCGCGACGACCTTCCCGGGGGTGTATTCGGCGGTCTCGAAATCGGCTGCCGAGGTGAGGATCGCGAGGTCCGAGGGGTTGATCGGCGCGGCTTCCATCTTGACCAGCACCTGATTGCCCTTGGGCGCGGGGAACTGGCTTTCCGCCACCTCCAGCGTCAGCTTGCCGTCGTCGGTCAGGGTGGTGAAGAGCTGCTTTCCGGTGGTGGTCATTGTTTATCCTCTCGCGAATCCGGGTAGGTTGCCTCGACGAAGTAGAGCCCATGCGGCGGCGCGTTAAGCCCCAAAGCACCGCGATCCCGTGCCGCCAGCGCTTCGGCCATCCGGCCCTCGGGCCATGTGCCCGCGCCCACGAGCTTCAGGCACCCCACCATCGAGCGCACTTGATGATGCAGGAAAGAACGCGCGGCTGCGTGAATGTGGATTTCCTCGCCGACCTTTTCGACCCGCAGCTCGTCCAGCGACTTCACCGGATCGGCCGCCTGACAATGGACCGAGCGGAAGGTGGTGAAGTCATGCCGCCCCACCAGCGCCTGCGCCGCGCGGTGCATGGCCTCGGCGTCGAGCGGCTGGGCGACGTGCCACGCCCGGTCGCGCTGCAAGGTCAGCGGTGCGCGGCGATTGATGATGCGGTAGAGATAGCGCCGCCCGGTGCAGGAAAAGCGCGCGTGCCAGTCATCTGGCACCACCTCGCAATGCGTCACAGCGACCGGATCGGGGCGCAGCTGCGCGTTCAATGCTGCCATCAGCCGGAACGGATCGAAGGGCTTTTCGATATCGACATGACTGCGCATCGCCAGCGCATGCACGCCTGCATCGGTGCGCCCGGCAGAGTGCATGACGACGCTCTCGCCCGTGATCCGTTGCAGCGCGTCTTCAACCGATTGCTGCACGCTCGGCCCGTGAGACTGGCGTTGCAGCCCGAAGAACGGCGTGCCGTCGAATTCCAAGGTGAGGGCGAAGCGGGTCAAGCGAGTGTCGTCCCCGCTTTGACCGCCCGCCCGCGCAGGAATTCGCTGCGCTCCATTGCGGGCTTGCCGGCGCGCTGGAGCCTCAGCGGCCGGATCGCGCCATGCCCGCAGGCGATGGTGAAGTCATCGTCAAGTACGCTGCCGGGTGCTCCCGAACCCTCGACCATCTCGGCCAGCAACAGCTTCACGCGTTCCCCTTCCAGTTCGAACCATGCACCGGGGAAGGGCGCGAGGCCGCGGACAAGGCGCTCGATGACAGCGGCGTCTTGCGACCAGTCGATCTTGCCTTCCGCCTTGTCGATCTTGGGGGCGTAGATCGCCGCTGCATCGTCCTGCACCTGCGGCGGGAAGGCGGAGAGGTCGGCGAGCACCGCCACCATCGCCGCAGCGCCCACCGCGCCCAGTTCAACAAACAGCTCGCCCGTCGTCTTGCGGTGGACCGGCACGGCGACCTTGTGCAGCATCGGCCCCGTATCGAGCCCCGCTTCCATCTGCATGATGGTGACGCCCGTCTCCGTGTCGCCCGCCATCACCGCACGGTGGATCGGTGCCGCCCCGCGCCAGCGCGGCAGCAGCGAGGCGTGGATATTGAGGCAGCCGCGTGCGGGCGCATCGAGCACGGCTTGCGGCAGGATCAACCCGTAGGCAGCGACCACCGCGATATCGGCGCCCAAGGCCGCGAATTCCGCCTGCGCCTGCGGGTTCCGTAAGGACACAGGCGAGCGGACCGGCACGCCAAGACGCTCTGCCTCCACCTGCACGGGCGACGGCATCAGCTTCTTCCCCCGCCCCGCAGGACGCGGCGGCTGGGTGTAGACGCAGGCGATCTCATGCCCGGCATCATGCAGCGCGGTCAGCGCCGGCACCGCGAATTCGGGCGTTCCCATGAAGATGATGCGCATAAGCTTTGCCCGGAGCCTTTGTGAAGCGAGCCGCAGCCCCTATCTCCCCCTCCATGGCATCGCAAGAGATCGAGGCACTGAGTTCCGCGCTGGCCCGCCTGCCGGGCCTCGGACCGCGCTCGGCGCGGCGGGCTGTGCTGTGGCTCGTGAAGCACCGCGAGAGCGCGCTGCCCGCGCTGCTCGAAGCGCTTGCGGCGGTCTCCGAAACGCTGGTCGAATGCCATGTCTGCGGCAATGTCGACACCTCCGACCCTTGCGGCATCTGCGCCGATCCGCGCCGCGATGCGCGCTCGCTGTGCGTGGTCGAGGAAGTCTCGGATGTCTGGGCGCTCGACCGCGCGCGTCTCTTCCCGGGGCGCTATCATGTGCTCGGCGGCAGGCTTTCCGCGCTCGACGGTATCGGTCCGGAGGATCTCAATATCGCCGCCTTGCTTGGCCGGGTCGAGGGTGGAGAAATCGACGAGGTGGTGCTCGCCATGAATGCGACGCTCGAAGGCCAGACCACCGCGCATTACCTTGCTGAAAGGCTCGAGGCCTTTCCGCTGCGTGTGACCCAGTTGGCCCACGGCCTGCCGGTCGGCGGCGAGCTCGACTATCTTGACGAGGGCACGCTCGCCCAGGCCCTGCGCGCAAGGCGGCCGGTGGGGTGACGCAGTGCGTTGAATAAATCGCGCGCCTCGCTTACATGGCGCCCATGGCTATCCGCGAAATCCTTGAAGTGCCGGACTCCCGGCTGAAGACCATCTCGACCCCGGTTGAACCGCATGAGTTCAACGACGAGCTGCGTACGCTCGTCGAAGACATGTTCGAGACGATGTATGATGCCCCCGGCATCGGCCTTGCCGCGATTCAGGTTGGTGTGCCCAAGCGCGTGCTGGTGATCGATCTCCAGCCCGACGATCCGGATGCCGAGCCGGTCGAGTGCACCGCGCACGGCGGCCACAAGCACACGCACCCCGCCACCAAGAAGGAACCGCGGGTTTTCATCAATCCCGTCATTCTCGATCCGGCGGCAGAGCTTTCGACCTATCAGGAGGGCTGCCTCTCGGTCCCCGAGATTTACGCCGATGTCGATCGCCCGGCGACCTGCCGCGTGCGCTATCAGGATCTTGACGGCAACACCCACGAGGAAGCGCTCGACGGGCTGATGGCGACCTGCCTGCAGCACGAGATGGACCACCTTGAAGGCATCCTCTTCATCGATCACCTCTCGCGCCTGAAGCGCGCGATGGTGCTGAAGAAGCTAGAGAAGATCCGCCGCGCAGCGTAGCTTTTTGCGAGGGCGCCTCCGCGCCTTCGTCGTCGGGGCTGTTCTTTCGCTTCGCTACAGGCCCCTGCGGCTCGCGCGCGTGCGCTCGCGGCCCTTTGGGCCGAAATCAGCGCCTTATCGTCTCCCCGGGCTTGACCCGGGGCCTCGCTTTCTTGGGATATCGCGCCTCGGCCACTAGCGTTCCCTATTCGTTCCGTGTAGGATAGTTGCATGGACCCCGCGATTCTCTCGATTCTCGCTCTCGTTGCCGGTCTTGCGATCGGCTGGTTCCTTGGCGCGCGCCCGCTGGCGGATTTGCGCGCGCGGCTGGTGGCGGCTGAGGCTGCCGGGGCCGAGCGGGAGGCGGAATTCAAGCGCGCCGTGGCCGAACTAGGCGAGGCGCGGATCGAAGTCGCGGCCTTGGGCGAACGTGCCGCGCGTGCCGATGGTCTTGCCGAACAGCTCGATGCGGCGCGCGAGGAAAATGCACGCTTCCGTGCCGAGCGGGCCGCGTTTGATGAACAGAAGCGCCTGCTTGAGGAATCGCGCTCCAATCTCCTCAAAGAGTTCGAGAACACCGGTGCAGCTGTGCTCGGCCGCGCGCAGGAAGCCTTTTTGAAGCGCGCCGAGGAACGCCTCGGCCATTCCGAAAAGGCGAGCGAGGAGAAGCTGAAGGCGCTGCTCGCTCCGGTTGGGGATCGGCTGAAAAGTTACGAAGAACAGGTCAAGGCGCTCGAGGAAAAGCGCGTCGATGCCTTCGGGCAGCTCGCGGGCGTTATCGAGGAAATGCGTAAAGGCCAGGACGAGGTGAAGCGCGAGGCGCAGCGGCTCGGCAATTCGCTCACCAATGCACCCAAGGCGCGCGGGCGCTGGGGGGAGCGGGCCTTGCAAAACCTGCTCGAACAGTGCGGGCTTGCCCAGCACACCGACTTCATCATGGAGCATTCGGTCGACACCGAGGACGGGCGGCAGCGGCCCGATGCGATCATCAATGTTCCGGGCCAGAAGAAGCTGGTGGTCGATTCCAAGGTGTCGTTGAACGCCTACCAGGCCGCCTTCGAGGCCGATGACGAAGCCGAACGCAAGCGGCACCTCGATCTCCACGCCAAGTCGATGCGCGGCCATGTCCAAACTCTGGGCGCGAAGAGCTACCAGAGCCAGTTTGAGGAAGCCCCCGATTATGTGATCATGTTCGTCCCCGGCGAACACTTCGTCACGGCCGCGCTGGAGGCCGACCCCGAGCTCTGGGATTTCGCCTTCGAGCGGCGCGTCTTGCTGGCAACGCCGACCAATCTTGTCGCCATCGCGCGCACCGTCGCGCAGGTGTGGCGGCAGGACGGGCTGGCGAAAGAGGCGCAGGAAATCGGCCGGATGGGCGCGGAACTCTATGACCGTTTGCGCGTGGCGAGCGAACATCTGAAGCGCGTCGGCGGCGGGCTTGAGAGCGCGGTCAACAACTACAACAAGTTTGTCGGCAGCTTTGAGCGCAATGTCCTCACCTCCGGGCGGCGGCTGGCAGACAAGGGCATCGAGATCGGCAAGCAGGCGATCGAGGATGTCCCGCTGGTCGAAAGCGCGCCGCGCTACAATGCGGCCGATGGAGATGCGGTCGAGGCCGAGTATCCTGCGCTCGAAGATCGCAAGGATGCGGCCGAGTAATCAGCCTCCGGTCGCGGCCAGCACTTCGTAAGCCAGCACCGCGCCCGCCACAGCAGCATTGAGCGAATCCGCGCGGCCTTTCATCGGCATGGTGACGCGCAGATCGCAGGCGATCTCGTAACCTTCAGGGAGGCCCTGCGATTCGTTGCCGACCAGAATGAAGCACGGCGCCTGATAGGCCGCACTGCGATAGGGCACTGCATCGCGCAGGGAGGCAGCGACCAGCTGGCCTGTTCCGCTCCGTAGCCACGGCAGGAACTCTTCCCAACGCGCCTGCGCAACAGGCACGGTGAACACCGCCCCCATGCTGGCGCGAACGGCCTCGGCGCTGAAGGGATCGGCGCAGTCGTCGATCAGGATCAGGCCTCCTGCGCCAACCGCATCGCCGGTTCGCAACATGGTGCCGAGATTGCCCGGGTCTCTGAGCGCCTGCGCCACCAGCCAGATCGGCGCGGCTGTGCGATCAAGCGCGGCGAGAGAGGTGTCCCATTCGTCGAACACGCCCGCCACGCTCTGGGCGTTTTCCTTGCCGGTGATCTTGGAGAGGATATCGGGCGTGGTGGTGATCACCTCGCCGCCCGCAGCCACCACCTCCGCCTCCAGCCGCGCCAGCAGATCGTGGGAGCTGCGGCCCTCTGCCATCACCAGCATCTGCGGCAGGCGGCCGCAGGCCCGCGCATCCTCGAGCAGGCGCAGCCCCTCGACAAGGAATTGCCCGCTGCGCTTCCTGTGCTTCTTGTCGCGCAGGGACCGCAGGTACTTGACGGTCGGATTGGAAAAGCCGGTGATGTGACGCTGCATGACGAGTGCTGGCTGACGGCGGGGCCGCCTCAGTCCTCGCCGAAGCCGGCTTCGACCAGCGCGGCAAGCTCGGCCAGCACGCCCTCGGCGTTATCGCCCTCGACCAGCAGTTCGATCGTGTCACCCTTGGCTGCGCCCAGCATCATCAGACCGAGGATCGATCCGCCTGCCGCGCTGTTGGGCGCCTTGCTGACGGTGACCTTCACGCCTGCAGGCAAGGCGGCAACCTGTCCCACGAACTTGGCGCTCGCCCGGGCATGCAGGCCCCGGCGATTGACGATGGTAATGGTCTTGCGTGCCTCCCCCACGGCGGCTCCCCTTCAGGCCTCGGCCCTTGCGGGCGGGGCGTCCTGACCCAGCAACTCGCTAGCGATGGTGATGTAATTGCGACCGGCCATTTGCGCGGCGTGGACCGCGCCCGTCACGTCCATTGCCTTGCGTGCGCCGGCAAGGCGGATCAGCATCGGCAGGTTGATCCCCGCGATAACCTCGACATGCCCGGCCTCCAGCAGTGAAATCGCAAGGTTCGAAGGCGTGCCGCCGAACAGATCGGTGAGGATGATGACGCCGCTGCCGGTGTCGACCGTGCCGATCGCCTGCGCGATATCCGCGCGGCGCTGTTCCATGTCATCATTGGGCCCGATGCAGACGGTGACGATACCATCCTGCGGGCCGACGACGTGTTCCATCGCCTCGACGAACTGGTCGGCGAGACGACCGTGAGTAACCAGGATCAAGCCGATCATGCGTGAATTTCGGTCCGTTAATTGCCCGCCGCGGCGCGGCCCTTACGCGTTTCCACCGAGCTGGACAATGCCAGACGTGGCGCTGGCCCTGCTAGCGTCGATCCCGCTCGATCTCGTCCGCTGCGCGCGAACCCAGATTGCGGTGCCGGACAGTGGGCGAAAATCCGGCGGCACGCAAGCTTTCAGCCATGGTTTCGGCTGTGTAGACCGAGCGGTGTCTCCCGCCGGTACAGCCGAAGGCGATGTGGACATAGGGTTTCCCCTGTGCGGCGTAACGCGGGAGCAGCACCAGCAGCAGATCGCGAATCCGCGCGAAGGCATCGGCAAAGGCAGGGTCGCGCCGGATGTGTTCGCCCACGGCCGCGTCCTGTCCGGTCAAATCGCGCAAGGCGGGCACCCAGTGCGGATTGTCGATGAAGCGCATGTCGAACACCAGATCAGCCAGCGGCGGCATCCCCCGTGCAAAGCCGAAGCTCGAGAGCGTCAGCGTCATCGCCGCCGTCTCGCCGGATTCGGGGGCGAAGAGCTGGCGGACATGGGCCTGCAGATCATTGCTGGTCATGGCCGAGGTGTCGATCATGATCTCGGCCCAGCGGCGCAGGGGTTCGAGCAGCTCGCGCTCGGCTGCGATGCCTTCCATCACCGGGCGCCCGGCAGCCATCGGGTGGCGGCGGCGGGTCTCGTTGTAGCGCCGCTCCAGCTCGCTGCCCGCGCAATCGAGGAACACGAAAGTGAGGGCGATATCCTCGCGCGCGGCAAGATCCTTCACTAGCGCGATGATGTCGGCGGGCACAAAGCCGCGGGTGCGCGAATCGAAGCCGATGGCGAGCGGCCCGCGCGCCTCGTCGGGCATGGCGACCAGGCGCTTGAGCAGGCGGACGGGGAAATTGTCCATCGTCTCCCACCCGAGATCCTCGAGCACGGCGAGCGCGGTGGATTTGCCTGCGCCCGAAAGGCCGGTGACCAGCAGCAGCCGTTGGGGCGCGCGGGGATTTTCGGGCGTATCCGTCATGCGCGCTATTCTCGTCCCGAAGCGGCGGAAAGGGAAGGCGTATTTGCCGCCAGTCCATGCAGCGCCAGCGCGGCCTCTGCCCGCTGGGCCGGGGCGATGGTTCCGGGATCGAAGGCGAGCACCGGCACATCCACCCCATCAATCCTGCGGGTGGGCAGAGGCGCAGAAGGCAGGCGCTCGCCCTGCGGTCCGCCCAATTCGAGCAGCAGCGCGACCGGAGCAGACGCAGCCGTTGCCATCCGCATCATGCCCACGCCGCGCACCTCGATCAGCCCGGCGATATTGGGCGGCGGAGAGGCAATAAGGGAA is drawn from Erythrobacter sp. and contains these coding sequences:
- a CDS encoding asparaginase, which codes for MNSPRILVLGTGGTIAGAGSNATGAAYRPGGLALEVLVGHLAALGLDADLVSQEIARIGSQDIGFAEWQALHAACTAALADPAIGGIIITHGTDTAEETGFLLDLTLPTTKPIVLVGAMRAADAVGADGMRNFANAVKVASDPAASGRGVMLVMGDAVLAVRDARKAATSAIDAFRSFPRGPLARVTPASLDWFGPPHRACEGARYAFPQELPRVAILTAGAGMDEQPVKALLGIGCKGVVLAGMGQGNAPASVIAALADAAASGVPVVRSTRVDEGLVDRNVEVEDDALGLVAARALGPAKARVLLMVLIANGVTDAGAVQTAFDGG
- a CDS encoding zinc-binding dehydrogenase is translated as MTTTGKQLFTTLTDDGKLTLEVAESQFPAPKGNQVLVKMEAAPINPSDLAILTSAADFETAEYTPGKVVATMPEPFLTGNKARHGQRLPAGNEGAGTVIAAGESDMAQALIGQRVACVPGHAFSQYAIADAFMCLPLGEHSSEVGASSFVNPMTALGFVETAKMEGHSAIIHLAAASNLGQMLNRICIEDGMKLVNIVRKPEHVAMLKAQGATHVVDSSAPSYMADLRAAIAETGAFLGFDPIGGGQASDGVLKAMEQVAVTQMSEFSRYGSNQQKKMYIYGRLDLQNPTILTASYGLQWCVAGWLLTPFLQRAGFETAGRMRARVQANLTTTFASHYKAKVTLEGMLEKPAITDYRQMKTGEKYLVTPWG
- the truA gene encoding tRNA pseudouridine(38-40) synthase TruA, which produces MTRFALTLEFDGTPFFGLQRQSHGPSVQQSVEDALQRITGESVVMHSAGRTDAGVHALAMRSHVDIEKPFDPFRLMAALNAQLRPDPVAVTHCEVVPDDWHARFSCTGRRYLYRIINRRAPLTLQRDRAWHVAQPLDAEAMHRAAQALVGRHDFTTFRSVHCQAADPVKSLDELRVEKVGEEIHIHAAARSFLHHQVRSMVGCLKLVGAGTWPEGRMAEALAARDRGALGLNAPPHGLYFVEATYPDSREDKQ
- the fmt gene encoding methionyl-tRNA formyltransferase; protein product: MRIIFMGTPEFAVPALTALHDAGHEIACVYTQPPRPAGRGKKLMPSPVQVEAERLGVPVRSPVSLRNPQAQAEFAALGADIAVVAAYGLILPQAVLDAPARGCLNIHASLLPRWRGAAPIHRAVMAGDTETGVTIMQMEAGLDTGPMLHKVAVPVHRKTTGELFVELGAVGAAAMVAVLADLSAFPPQVQDDAAAIYAPKIDKAEGKIDWSQDAAVIERLVRGLAPFPGAWFELEGERVKLLLAEMVEGSGAPGSVLDDDFTIACGHGAIRPLRLQRAGKPAMERSEFLRGRAVKAGTTLA
- the recR gene encoding recombination mediator RecR; amino-acid sequence: MASQEIEALSSALARLPGLGPRSARRAVLWLVKHRESALPALLEALAAVSETLVECHVCGNVDTSDPCGICADPRRDARSLCVVEEVSDVWALDRARLFPGRYHVLGGRLSALDGIGPEDLNIAALLGRVEGGEIDEVVLAMNATLEGQTTAHYLAERLEAFPLRVTQLAHGLPVGGELDYLDEGTLAQALRARRPVG
- a CDS encoding peptide deformylase, translated to MAIREILEVPDSRLKTISTPVEPHEFNDELRTLVEDMFETMYDAPGIGLAAIQVGVPKRVLVIDLQPDDPDAEPVECTAHGGHKHTHPATKKEPRVFINPVILDPAAELSTYQEGCLSVPEIYADVDRPATCRVRYQDLDGNTHEEALDGLMATCLQHEMDHLEGILFIDHLSRLKRAMVLKKLEKIRRAA
- a CDS encoding DNA recombination protein RmuC, with amino-acid sequence MDPAILSILALVAGLAIGWFLGARPLADLRARLVAAEAAGAEREAEFKRAVAELGEARIEVAALGERAARADGLAEQLDAAREENARFRAERAAFDEQKRLLEESRSNLLKEFENTGAAVLGRAQEAFLKRAEERLGHSEKASEEKLKALLAPVGDRLKSYEEQVKALEEKRVDAFGQLAGVIEEMRKGQDEVKREAQRLGNSLTNAPKARGRWGERALQNLLEQCGLAQHTDFIMEHSVDTEDGRQRPDAIINVPGQKKLVVDSKVSLNAYQAAFEADDEAERKRHLDLHAKSMRGHVQTLGAKSYQSQFEEAPDYVIMFVPGEHFVTAALEADPELWDFAFERRVLLATPTNLVAIARTVAQVWRQDGLAKEAQEIGRMGAELYDRLRVASEHLKRVGGGLESAVNNYNKFVGSFERNVLTSGRRLADKGIEIGKQAIEDVPLVESAPRYNAADGDAVEAEYPALEDRKDAAE
- a CDS encoding RNA methyltransferase, which translates into the protein MQRHITGFSNPTVKYLRSLRDKKHRKRSGQFLVEGLRLLEDARACGRLPQMLVMAEGRSSHDLLARLEAEVVAAGGEVITTTPDILSKITGKENAQSVAGVFDEWDTSLAALDRTAAPIWLVAQALRDPGNLGTMLRTGDAVGAGGLILIDDCADPFSAEAVRASMGAVFTVPVAQARWEEFLPWLRSGTGQLVAASLRDAVPYRSAAYQAPCFILVGNESQGLPEGYEIACDLRVTMPMKGRADSLNAAVAGAVLAYEVLAATGG
- a CDS encoding HPr family phosphocarrier protein, translated to MGEARKTITIVNRRGLHARASAKFVGQVAALPAGVKVTVSKAPNSAAGGSILGLMMLGAAKGDTIELLVEGDNAEGVLAELAALVEAGFGED
- a CDS encoding PTS sugar transporter subunit IIA; the encoded protein is MIGLILVTHGRLADQFVEAMEHVVGPQDGIVTVCIGPNDDMEQRRADIAQAIGTVDTGSGVIILTDLFGGTPSNLAISLLEAGHVEVIAGINLPMLIRLAGARKAMDVTGAVHAAQMAGRNYITIASELLGQDAPPARAEA
- the rapZ gene encoding RNase adapter RapZ, translated to MTDTPENPRAPQRLLLVTGLSGAGKSTALAVLEDLGWETMDNFPVRLLKRLVAMPDEARGPLAIGFDSRTRGFVPADIIALVKDLAAREDIALTFVFLDCAGSELERRYNETRRRHPMAAGRPVMEGIAAERELLEPLRRWAEIMIDTSAMTSNDLQAHVRQLFAPESGETAAMTLTLSSFGFARGMPPLADLVFDMRFIDNPHWVPALRDLTGQDAAVGEHIRRDPAFADAFARIRDLLLVLLPRYAAQGKPYVHIAFGCTGGRHRSVYTAETMAESLRAAGFSPTVRHRNLGSRAADEIERDRR
- a CDS encoding HPr kinase/phosphatase C-terminal domain-containing protein is translated as MAGPLVLQASAVAIGGRALLIAGPPGSGKSSLALALIDRGAGMIGDDAVTLERTSDSLIASPPPNIAGLIEVRGVGMMRMATAASAPVALLLELGGPQGERLPSAPLPTRRIDGVDVPVLAFDPGTIAPAQRAEAALALHGLAANTPSLSAASGRE